One genomic region from Muriicola soli encodes:
- a CDS encoding metallophosphoesterase yields MTTQILTISQQQLELHPSGVVYWHNEDVLLLSDVHLGKVSHFRKYGAAVPQQAIDKNFEMMQQALLHFQPKFICFLGDLFHSSLNIEWQMFEDWVKKAAVPIILVAGNHDIISPLKYEALGISIKKELIWGPFYSRITRRNGKAYLIYRGISTRLLS; encoded by the coding sequence ATGACAACGCAGATCCTGACCATTTCCCAACAACAACTAGAACTCCATCCTTCAGGGGTTGTTTATTGGCATAATGAGGATGTTCTGCTTCTCAGTGATGTACACCTGGGAAAAGTATCGCATTTTAGAAAATACGGGGCAGCTGTTCCTCAGCAAGCGATTGATAAAAACTTTGAGATGATGCAGCAAGCCCTGCTCCACTTTCAACCAAAATTTATTTGTTTCTTGGGAGACTTGTTTCATTCCAGCCTCAACATAGAATGGCAGATGTTTGAGGATTGGGTAAAAAAAGCTGCTGTGCCGATTATCCTTGTCGCTGGAAACCACGATATTATTTCACCTTTAAAATACGAGGCCCTGGGTATTTCTATTAAAAAAGAACTGATCTGGGGCCCTTTTTACTCACGCATTACCCGGAGGAACGGGAAGGCTTATTTAATCTATCGGGGCATATCCACCCGGCTATTAAGCTGA
- a CDS encoding ligase-associated DNA damage response DEXH box helicase gives MKKNPDVSIAENWFQEQGWSPFPFQRKTWKAYLDGKNGLLNAPTGSGKTYALWFPIVLEYLKDYELSGSKHNKGLKAVWITPLRALSQEIRQSAERIITDLELPLTVGIRTGDTSTKERSKQRRSMPDLLITTPESLQLLLATKGYDKIFGGCKAIVVDEWHELLGTKRGVQMELALCRIKSLAPKLRIWGISATIGNLEQARQVLLGPESDAFDNSIMIRANLNKKINVVSIIPDEIETFPWRGHLGLRLLDSVIPIINKSKTTLLFTNTRSQCEIWYQKILEKYPELAGEMAMHHGSINKDTRIWVEEAIRKEELKAVVCTSSLDLGVDFAPVETVIQIGGPKGVARFMQRAGRSGHQPGKESVIYFLPTHAIELVEASALQQAVIKRAVEDRLPYLNSFDVLVQYLITLAVSDGFYPAEIYREVKSTFCYQAITEDEWRWIINFLVMGSQSLQSYDEYKKVEVSEDGKLQVNNRGIAMRHRFQIGTIVGDAHLTVRYQKGGYIGSIEEYFISKLSPGDVFTFAGRNLEFIRIKEMQAHVRNSRKKTNKVPSWMGGRLTLSAQMSQLLREELYSAKLPYDQQSEAIQCLAPIFKRQEVESIVPGPEEFLIESFKTRDGYHHIFYPFEGRFVHEAMGSLLGYRISLLSPITFSLAFNDYGFELLSDQEIDIQSIIDNDLFSPEYLLDDLEKSLNSTEMARRKFRDIAVISGLVFTGYPDKGVKMKHLQSSSQLLFEVFKDYEADNLLFLQAYRETFEHQLEEGRLRIALERIERQDIVWKKCKKPTPFSFPIITDRLREKMSSEKLADRIKKMTKLLMK, from the coding sequence ATGAAGAAAAATCCGGACGTATCCATAGCGGAAAATTGGTTTCAGGAACAGGGATGGTCCCCTTTCCCATTCCAGCGCAAAACATGGAAAGCGTATTTAGATGGCAAAAACGGACTCCTCAATGCCCCAACGGGAAGTGGCAAAACCTATGCGCTTTGGTTTCCTATCGTTCTTGAGTATCTCAAGGATTACGAACTTTCTGGAAGCAAGCATAATAAAGGACTCAAGGCTGTTTGGATTACGCCATTGCGCGCCCTTTCACAAGAGATCAGGCAATCAGCCGAACGCATTATTACAGATTTAGAACTTCCCCTGACTGTAGGGATCAGAACCGGAGACACCTCCACCAAAGAGAGGAGTAAACAGCGTAGATCCATGCCTGATCTCCTAATCACCACTCCGGAAAGCCTGCAGTTACTGTTGGCTACCAAGGGCTATGATAAAATTTTCGGGGGATGCAAAGCGATTGTAGTTGATGAATGGCACGAATTGCTGGGAACAAAACGAGGGGTGCAAATGGAGTTAGCCCTTTGCAGGATAAAAAGCCTGGCTCCAAAACTGAGGATCTGGGGAATCTCCGCCACCATAGGAAATCTGGAACAGGCCAGGCAGGTATTGTTAGGGCCAGAGAGTGACGCTTTTGACAATTCCATTATGATACGGGCCAACCTCAATAAAAAAATTAATGTGGTCAGTATTATTCCTGACGAAATCGAAACTTTTCCCTGGAGAGGACATCTGGGATTGCGCTTACTAGACAGCGTTATTCCCATTATCAACAAAAGCAAAACTACCTTACTATTTACCAATACCCGGAGTCAGTGCGAGATCTGGTATCAGAAGATTCTGGAAAAATATCCGGAGCTCGCCGGTGAAATGGCCATGCATCATGGAAGCATCAATAAAGACACCCGAATCTGGGTAGAGGAGGCCATCCGCAAAGAAGAATTAAAAGCCGTGGTATGTACTTCAAGCCTCGACCTAGGAGTAGATTTTGCCCCTGTTGAAACCGTGATTCAAATTGGAGGTCCGAAGGGAGTAGCACGATTTATGCAAAGAGCCGGCAGAAGCGGGCACCAACCTGGGAAAGAAAGTGTCATTTATTTTCTCCCCACACATGCCATAGAATTAGTTGAAGCATCAGCCCTGCAGCAAGCAGTGATAAAACGGGCCGTAGAAGATCGGCTTCCATACCTCAATAGTTTTGACGTTCTCGTCCAATATCTGATCACCCTGGCAGTTTCAGACGGATTTTACCCGGCAGAAATCTACAGAGAGGTTAAAAGCACTTTCTGCTATCAGGCCATAACAGAAGACGAGTGGCGCTGGATTATTAACTTTCTGGTCATGGGTAGCCAGAGTCTGCAGTCTTACGATGAATATAAAAAAGTAGAGGTTTCGGAAGACGGTAAATTACAGGTAAATAACAGGGGCATAGCCATGAGGCACAGGTTTCAGATCGGGACGATTGTTGGCGATGCTCATCTTACAGTTCGTTATCAGAAAGGAGGATATATCGGTTCAATAGAAGAGTACTTTATTTCTAAATTATCTCCCGGTGACGTTTTCACCTTTGCCGGCAGAAATCTCGAATTTATCAGGATAAAAGAGATGCAGGCCCATGTTAGAAACTCCAGAAAAAAGACCAATAAAGTTCCGAGTTGGATGGGTGGCCGACTCACCCTCTCTGCCCAGATGTCTCAACTTCTGAGGGAAGAGCTCTACTCCGCCAAACTGCCTTATGATCAGCAATCTGAAGCCATCCAATGTCTGGCCCCTATTTTTAAGCGTCAGGAGGTGGAGAGCATTGTTCCCGGTCCGGAAGAATTCCTGATTGAATCCTTTAAAACAAGGGATGGATACCACCATATTTTTTATCCCTTTGAAGGCAGATTTGTACATGAAGCAATGGGTAGTTTATTGGGATACCGAATTAGTTTGCTATCGCCCATCACCTTTTCCCTTGCGTTTAACGACTATGGTTTTGAGTTGCTTTCAGACCAGGAAATAGATATACAGTCCATTATAGACAACGATCTTTTTAGCCCTGAGTATCTTTTGGACGATCTTGAAAAGAGCCTTAATTCTACTGAGATGGCCAGGAGAAAGTTCAGAGACATAGCCGTAATCAGTGGTTTGGTTTTTACGGGCTATCCGGACAAGGGCGTAAAAATGAAACACTTGCAAAGCAGCTCCCAACTTCTCTTTGAGGTCTTTAAAGATTATGAAGCGGATAATCTCTTATTCCTCCAGGCCTACAGGGAAACCTTTGAACACCAACTGGAGGAGGGCCGATTGCGAATAGCCCTTGAGCGAATTGAAAGACAGGATATCGTATGGAAAAAGTGTAAAAAACCAACGCCCTTCTCCTTTCCTATTATTACGGACCGATTAAGAGAGAAAATGTCCAGCGAAAAACTGGCAGACCGAATCAAAAAAATGACGAAGTTATTGATGAAGTGA
- a CDS encoding ATP-dependent DNA ligase: MKDFAQLIRKLDSTNKTKVKVEALASYFKNANDPDKVWTIAILSHRRPSRPVNTTLLREWASELAGIPLWLFEESYHIVGDLAETIALVIPSAQNNIDKSLTRILKDLLALKSKTEEEKKTFLTEHWQSMTYYERFVFTKFITGGFRIGISQKLMTRSLSMSTGIDEDILAYKLMGNWDPDTISFQELVLEEKQSDAFSKPYPFYLAYALEGDIENLGDTSLWFAEHKWDGIRSQMIFRNGEIFVWSRGEELVTDKYPEFSMLLGQIPDGTVLDGEILPYPNETVGTFNDLQKRIGRKTVSKNLLKSHPVIVRAYDLLEWDGKDIRVLPFKKRRELLEALINPLSTDRSLPIDLSETMTFETWAEFATERNLSREKKSEGLMLKRKDSPYLVGRKKGDWWKWKVDPLTIDAVLTYAMRGHGRRSNLFTDYTFGLWNINEDGEKELVTFAKAYSGLTDAEFRKVDAWIKKNTLERFGPVRSVTPHHVFEIAFEGIALSGRHKSGVATRFPRILRWRTDKSIEEANSLEDLKKLIP; encoded by the coding sequence ATGAAGGATTTTGCTCAACTTATAAGAAAATTAGACAGCACCAATAAGACCAAGGTAAAGGTAGAAGCTTTGGCCTCATATTTCAAGAATGCGAACGATCCTGACAAAGTCTGGACGATTGCTATTCTTTCCCACCGAAGACCATCAAGACCGGTAAATACAACCTTGTTGAGAGAATGGGCTTCAGAGTTAGCCGGAATTCCTTTATGGCTTTTTGAAGAGAGTTACCATATTGTTGGGGACCTGGCGGAAACCATCGCCCTGGTGATCCCATCTGCACAAAATAATATAGACAAGTCCCTCACAAGAATCCTCAAAGACCTCCTTGCTCTGAAAAGCAAAACTGAAGAAGAGAAAAAGACTTTTCTCACGGAGCACTGGCAAAGCATGACATACTATGAACGTTTTGTGTTTACAAAGTTTATCACGGGTGGGTTCCGAATAGGGATCAGCCAAAAACTCATGACCAGGTCACTCTCTATGTCGACCGGCATAGATGAAGATATTCTGGCCTACAAACTGATGGGTAACTGGGACCCTGACACTATTTCTTTTCAGGAATTGGTACTTGAAGAAAAACAATCTGATGCATTTTCTAAACCCTATCCCTTCTATCTGGCTTATGCTCTTGAAGGGGATATTGAAAATCTGGGCGATACATCGCTTTGGTTTGCGGAACACAAATGGGATGGAATTCGTTCACAGATGATCTTTAGAAACGGAGAAATATTTGTCTGGAGCAGAGGGGAGGAACTAGTCACGGATAAGTATCCTGAGTTTTCCATGCTGTTAGGCCAAATTCCTGACGGTACGGTCCTGGACGGAGAAATCCTTCCATATCCCAATGAAACAGTGGGCACTTTTAATGACCTGCAAAAACGAATTGGTCGAAAAACAGTCAGTAAAAATCTCCTGAAATCCCATCCTGTGATTGTAAGGGCTTACGATCTCCTCGAATGGGATGGGAAGGATATAAGGGTATTGCCGTTTAAAAAAAGGCGGGAACTACTGGAAGCTCTAATAAATCCTTTGAGTACTGATCGATCGTTACCAATAGATCTCTCGGAGACCATGACTTTTGAAACATGGGCAGAATTCGCTACAGAGCGCAATCTTTCCAGAGAGAAAAAAAGTGAAGGCCTGATGCTAAAACGCAAAGACTCCCCATACCTGGTTGGTCGCAAAAAAGGCGATTGGTGGAAATGGAAGGTTGATCCTCTTACCATTGATGCAGTTCTTACCTATGCCATGAGAGGTCATGGCCGGCGAAGTAACTTATTTACCGATTACACTTTCGGACTTTGGAATATCAATGAAGATGGAGAAAAGGAATTGGTGACCTTTGCCAAGGCCTATTCCGGGCTAACCGATGCAGAATTTCGAAAAGTTGACGCATGGATAAAGAAGAATACACTGGAGCGATTTGGACCTGTGAGAAGTGTGACCCCCCATCATGTCTTTGAAATTGCATTTGAAGGGATAGCGCTCTCCGGCAGGCATAAAAGTGGGGTCGCCACTCGCTTTCCACGAATACTTCGATGGCGAACCGACAAGAGTATTGAAGAAGCCAATTCCCTCGAAGACCTCAAAAAACTGATCCCCTGA
- a CDS encoding ligase-associated DNA damage response exonuclease — MKNPLLAFTDKGIYCEKAKVYLDPWKPVNKAIISHGHADHSRWGNKQYITHNRNIPVIKHRLGEINASGVEWNEPFVVNGVKFSLHPAGHIPGSSQIRVEHKGEVWVFSGDYKTEDDGLSTPYEPISCHSFITECTFGLPAFKWSPQKEVFREINQWWTENRAEGKTSVLFGYSLGKAQRLLKHLDTSIGQIYTHAAIENMNEVLRTYLKLPDTIRITKETKKDELKGNLVLAPPSAHGSSWLRKMVPYETATASGWMAFRGARRRRAVDKGFVLSDHCDWAGLLSSIEATGASRVICTHGYSDVFSRFLREKGYDARTEETQYEGELSEMNSTSESE, encoded by the coding sequence ATGAAAAATCCACTTTTAGCCTTCACGGACAAAGGGATCTATTGTGAAAAAGCAAAGGTCTACCTCGATCCCTGGAAACCTGTAAATAAGGCCATAATTTCTCATGGCCACGCCGATCACAGTCGGTGGGGCAACAAACAATATATTACTCATAATCGCAATATTCCTGTCATAAAGCATCGTTTAGGAGAAATCAATGCATCCGGTGTGGAATGGAACGAACCTTTTGTGGTCAACGGTGTAAAATTTAGTCTTCACCCCGCCGGACATATTCCCGGTTCTTCCCAGATCAGGGTGGAACACAAGGGAGAAGTGTGGGTGTTTTCAGGGGATTATAAAACTGAGGATGATGGCCTGTCAACTCCATATGAACCTATCTCCTGCCACTCCTTTATCACCGAATGCACTTTTGGCCTCCCTGCCTTTAAATGGTCTCCGCAAAAGGAGGTATTCAGGGAAATTAATCAGTGGTGGACGGAAAATCGGGCTGAAGGAAAAACCTCTGTTTTATTCGGTTATAGTCTAGGGAAGGCACAGCGACTTTTAAAACATCTCGATACGTCTATCGGGCAGATCTATACCCACGCTGCCATTGAAAATATGAATGAGGTGCTTCGCACATATCTGAAGCTGCCTGATACGATTCGAATTACAAAAGAGACCAAAAAGGATGAGCTCAAAGGCAATTTGGTTCTTGCTCCACCAAGTGCTCACGGAAGTTCTTGGCTCAGAAAAATGGTACCTTATGAAACCGCCACCGCAAGCGGATGGATGGCCTTTAGAGGAGCGCGAAGAAGAAGAGCCGTTGACAAAGGATTTGTGTTGAGTGATCATTGTGATTGGGCCGGACTCCTCAGTAGTATAGAAGCAACAGGGGCATCACGCGTGATCTGTACCCATGGATATTCTGATGTTTTTTCCCGTTTCCTTAGGGAAAAAGGATATGATGCCCGTACGGAGGAGACACAATACGAGGGGGAATTGTCTGAAATGAATTCAACATCAGAATCTGAATAA
- a CDS encoding TerB family tellurite resistance protein: MPIKDLYSHSEKRNNLAHFAAIASLAAVDGEINASEQKVLDKFAVKLDITGEEIREVMKKENKYPIEAPYKSEQRLERLYDLFRIIFADRRIDEDEVRLIKKYALALGYSPEKAESVIRRSIILFMGKFDFEDYLYMMRRKTE, from the coding sequence ATGCCTATCAAAGATTTATACAGCCACAGTGAAAAGCGAAACAATCTAGCCCATTTTGCTGCAATTGCTTCACTAGCTGCAGTGGACGGCGAAATCAATGCCAGTGAGCAAAAAGTGCTTGATAAGTTTGCTGTAAAATTAGATATTACAGGAGAGGAAATCAGGGAGGTGATGAAGAAGGAAAATAAATATCCTATTGAAGCACCTTACAAATCGGAACAGAGATTGGAACGCCTGTATGATTTATTCAGGATTATTTTTGCAGATCGCAGAATCGACGAAGATGAAGTTCGATTGATAAAAAAGTACGCCCTGGCTCTGGGCTATTCGCCCGAGAAAGCAGAAAGCGTCATTCGAAGATCTATTATTCTATTTATGGGAAAATTCGATTTCGAAGATTACCTGTATATGATGAGACGAAAAACGGAATAG
- the fbp gene encoding class 1 fructose-bisphosphatase, producing MDKKNTTLGEFIIENQSSFQYSSGELSKLINAIRLAAKVVNHEVNKAGLIDILGGAGDTNVQGEDQQKLDVLANEKFIQTLKNREIVCGIASEEEDHFISINSNDEKHQNKYIVLIDPLDGSSNIDVNVSVGTIFSIYRRVTPIGTPVTLEDFLQPGINQVAAGYIVYGTSTMLVYTTGHGVNGFTLNPAIGTFYLSHPNMEFPETGKIYSVNEGNYIHFPQGVKNYIKYCQKEEDDRPYTSRYIGSLVSDFHRNMIKGGIYIYPKSSVAAEGKLRLLYECNPMAFLAEQANGMASDGFGRILEIKPTELHQRVPFFCGSRKMVEKAEEFMAEQRAFNS from the coding sequence ATGGATAAAAAGAACACCACTCTTGGTGAGTTCATTATAGAAAATCAATCTTCTTTTCAATATTCTTCAGGTGAACTTTCCAAACTGATCAATGCGATCAGGCTAGCGGCGAAAGTGGTGAACCACGAGGTGAACAAGGCCGGATTGATAGACATATTGGGTGGGGCCGGAGACACCAACGTCCAGGGAGAAGATCAACAAAAATTAGACGTCCTGGCCAATGAAAAATTTATTCAAACTTTGAAGAACCGGGAAATTGTCTGTGGCATAGCCTCGGAGGAAGAAGACCATTTTATCAGTATCAACAGTAACGATGAAAAACATCAGAACAAGTACATCGTATTGATCGATCCCCTTGACGGCTCTTCTAATATTGATGTCAATGTTTCTGTCGGGACCATCTTTTCGATCTATCGAAGGGTTACCCCGATAGGCACACCGGTTACACTGGAAGATTTTTTACAACCCGGGATCAACCAGGTAGCAGCCGGCTATATTGTCTACGGAACATCAACCATGCTTGTGTATACAACAGGACATGGGGTAAACGGTTTTACCCTGAATCCTGCAATTGGCACTTTTTATCTCTCTCACCCAAATATGGAATTCCCGGAAACGGGGAAAATCTATTCGGTGAACGAGGGGAATTACATTCATTTTCCACAAGGAGTGAAAAATTATATTAAATACTGTCAGAAAGAAGAGGACGACCGGCCCTATACCTCCCGCTACATTGGCTCACTGGTTTCCGATTTTCACAGGAATATGATAAAAGGGGGAATCTACATCTATCCTAAGAGTAGTGTGGCCGCAGAAGGTAAATTAAGACTCCTTTACGAATGCAATCCTATGGCTTTCCTTGCGGAGCAGGCCAATGGAATGGCAAGTGATGGCTTCGGAAGAATCCTCGAAATAAAACCGACTGAACTGCACCAGCGCGTCCCCTTCTTTTGTGGAAGTCGTAAAATGGTTGAAAAGGCAGAAGAATTTATGGCAGAGCAGCGAGCTTTCAATAGTTAA
- a CDS encoding GNAT family N-acetyltransferase, with amino-acid sequence MKIEIRQAKQEDMEQVLDLIRELAQFEKEPEAVEISAAQLIADGFGASPLFHCFVGEADGKISGMALVYPRYSTWKGQVLHLEDLIVTEEMRGSGLGTALLERVVKYGYDMGVKRISWEVLDWNEPAIAFYKQRGAKVMRDWDVVQLDENGIQNFIDNI; translated from the coding sequence ATGAAGATCGAAATTAGACAGGCTAAACAAGAAGATATGGAGCAGGTCCTCGATCTGATCAGGGAGCTGGCACAATTTGAGAAGGAGCCCGAGGCTGTTGAAATTTCTGCAGCCCAACTGATAGCCGATGGTTTTGGAGCTTCACCGCTCTTCCATTGCTTTGTTGGGGAGGCAGATGGAAAAATTAGTGGAATGGCCCTGGTCTATCCCAGATACTCCACCTGGAAAGGACAAGTACTCCACCTGGAAGACCTGATCGTGACCGAAGAAATGAGGGGAAGCGGACTAGGGACTGCCCTTTTAGAAAGGGTGGTAAAATACGGGTATGATATGGGAGTTAAGCGAATAAGTTGGGAAGTGCTCGACTGGAATGAACCGGCCATTGCGTTTTACAAGCAGCGAGGTGCAAAAGTGATGCGCGATTGGGATGTTGTTCAATTGGACGAAAATGGAATACAAAATTTTATAGATAACATATGA
- a CDS encoding aspartate kinase: MRIFKFGGASVKDAEGVKNLVKVLQETGHKDTFLVISAMGKTTNAMEEVVNAYFNDKSAVANALHEVVEFHQEILEGLFPSSRKAVFKEVQELFEEVRGFLAWNKSPKYSFVYDQVVCYGELISTAIVSAYLNDSGISNTWLDIRNYIKTDNNYRDAGIDWEKTQERVSKGLDQGKLYVSQGFIGSDENNFTTTLGREGSDYTAAILAYCLNAHSVTIWKDVPGVLNADPRYFQESQLLHKISYREAIELAFYGASVIHPKTLQPLQRKEIPLLVKSFLNPKDPGTTVGKGESIDPKIPCFIVKKNQVLMKLSSLDFSFIVEDSIGDLFKLLHDYKMKVDMIQNSAISFSVCVDNKFGRLEELLDHLKGKFKVVHHEGVSLYTIRHFDTQSIDTLQQGKEVLLEQRGKETVQLVVK, encoded by the coding sequence ATGAGGATTTTTAAGTTTGGTGGAGCGTCGGTAAAAGACGCCGAAGGAGTAAAGAATCTTGTAAAAGTTTTACAGGAGACCGGCCATAAGGATACGTTCCTGGTCATTTCAGCCATGGGCAAAACCACCAATGCCATGGAAGAAGTTGTCAATGCGTATTTTAATGACAAGTCGGCTGTGGCAAATGCTTTGCATGAAGTTGTTGAATTTCATCAGGAAATTCTCGAAGGCCTTTTTCCTTCTTCCAGAAAAGCTGTGTTTAAGGAAGTACAGGAGTTGTTTGAAGAAGTTAGAGGTTTTCTCGCCTGGAACAAGTCGCCCAAATACAGTTTTGTCTACGATCAGGTAGTATGTTATGGTGAATTGATCTCTACTGCCATTGTGAGTGCCTATTTAAATGATTCCGGCATCAGCAATACCTGGCTAGATATCCGCAACTATATCAAGACCGATAATAATTACAGGGATGCGGGGATTGATTGGGAAAAGACACAAGAAAGGGTTTCTAAAGGACTCGATCAAGGGAAATTATATGTCAGTCAGGGTTTTATCGGAAGTGATGAAAATAATTTTACCACTACTCTGGGTCGAGAGGGATCTGATTATACTGCCGCAATCCTCGCCTATTGCCTGAACGCTCATTCTGTGACCATTTGGAAAGATGTCCCGGGAGTATTGAATGCCGATCCGAGGTATTTTCAGGAGTCGCAATTACTCCATAAGATCAGTTACAGGGAAGCTATAGAATTGGCCTTCTACGGCGCTTCAGTTATCCATCCTAAGACATTACAACCTTTGCAACGAAAAGAAATTCCTTTGTTGGTAAAGTCCTTTCTGAACCCAAAAGACCCGGGAACAACTGTAGGAAAAGGGGAGAGTATAGATCCAAAAATTCCTTGTTTTATCGTCAAGAAAAACCAGGTGCTGATGAAACTTTCCTCTCTCGATTTTTCATTTATTGTAGAGGATAGTATCGGTGATCTGTTTAAACTCCTGCACGATTATAAAATGAAAGTGGATATGATTCAGAATTCAGCGATCAGTTTTTCTGTTTGTGTAGACAACAAATTTGGTCGTCTGGAAGAACTTTTGGATCATTTAAAAGGAAAATTTAAGGTAGTACATCACGAAGGGGTTTCTTTATACACGATCAGACATTTCGACACTCAATCCATTGATACCCTTCAGCAAGGAAAAGAAGTGCTATTGGAACAACGCGGAAAGGAAACCGTTCAATTAGTTGTAAAATAG
- a CDS encoding GNAT family N-acyltransferase, with protein MGLVTAKEVAKAINLEKYGFFGTFMGWILMKITKLSSMNAFYAKHKHLDTPSFLDAILEHYEIKFEIPEEDIKRLPKDGAFITISNHPLGGIDGILLLKLLLEHRKDFKIIANFLLHRVEPLVPYILPVNPFESRKDAKSSVAGFKSALHHIREGHPLGIFPAGEVSTYKDGKLIVDKPWEEAALKLIRKAEVPVVPIYFHARNSKLFYRLSRINDIFRTAKLPSELTTQRNREIKVRIGQPISVTSQKEHETLEDFTDLLRRKTYILANAYEKERLINQIPGSLKIPKAPRKIATAVRTEVIQGEIEKLREKDCRLLQSKNYEVFLAQKKDMPFILNEIGRQRELTFRAIGEGTNKAIDLDRFDDFYHHLFLWDDEDKNIVGAYRMGMGSHIFPEHGIDGFYLQDLFGFEPELYRMMSQSIEMGRAYIVKEYQQKPMPLFLLWKGIVHTTLRYPEHKYLIGGVSISNQFSNFSKSLMIEFMKSNYWDPYVAQYIHPRKEFKVKLKDADKEFVFDETEADLNKFDRLIEEVEPGSLRLPVLIKKYIKQNAKVVAFNVDPLFNNAVDGLMYIKIADLPESTVKPVMEEFQAELERKLAESNGTD; from the coding sequence ATGGGTTTAGTAACGGCCAAGGAAGTAGCAAAAGCCATCAATCTTGAGAAATATGGCTTTTTTGGGACCTTTATGGGTTGGATCCTGATGAAGATCACGAAATTATCTTCAATGAATGCTTTTTACGCCAAGCATAAGCATTTGGATACACCATCATTTCTCGATGCTATTCTGGAACACTATGAAATCAAATTCGAGATCCCAGAAGAGGACATCAAGAGATTGCCAAAAGATGGCGCTTTTATTACCATAAGCAATCACCCTCTAGGGGGGATAGACGGTATTCTCCTTCTAAAATTATTACTTGAACATCGAAAGGATTTCAAGATCATCGCCAATTTCCTTTTGCACAGGGTAGAGCCTCTTGTACCATATATTTTGCCGGTCAATCCCTTTGAATCAAGAAAAGATGCAAAAAGCAGTGTTGCGGGTTTCAAAAGTGCGCTACACCATATTCGTGAAGGCCATCCTCTGGGAATTTTTCCGGCTGGAGAGGTGTCTACCTATAAGGATGGAAAACTCATCGTGGACAAACCCTGGGAGGAAGCTGCCCTTAAATTAATCAGGAAGGCCGAAGTGCCGGTGGTTCCGATTTACTTTCACGCCAGGAATAGTAAACTGTTTTATCGCCTTTCGCGAATCAACGACATCTTCAGGACCGCTAAACTGCCTTCAGAGTTAACTACTCAACGAAACAGGGAGATTAAAGTGCGAATTGGACAGCCCATTTCTGTTACTTCCCAAAAAGAGCATGAAACCCTTGAAGATTTTACCGACCTCCTAAGACGGAAGACTTATATCCTGGCGAATGCCTATGAAAAGGAACGATTGATCAATCAAATTCCCGGAAGTCTGAAAATCCCTAAAGCTCCTCGGAAAATTGCAACTGCGGTCAGAACTGAAGTCATACAGGGTGAGATTGAAAAACTACGCGAAAAAGACTGTCGCCTTTTACAAAGTAAGAACTACGAAGTATTTCTCGCTCAAAAGAAGGATATGCCCTTTATTCTCAATGAAATAGGGAGGCAAAGAGAACTCACTTTCCGGGCCATAGGAGAGGGAACAAACAAGGCAATTGACCTCGATCGTTTTGACGATTTTTACCACCATCTTTTTCTATGGGATGACGAGGACAAAAACATTGTTGGTGCTTATCGCATGGGCATGGGATCGCATATTTTTCCTGAACACGGTATTGACGGTTTTTATTTGCAGGATCTCTTCGGTTTTGAACCTGAACTCTACAGGATGATGTCACAGTCCATTGAAATGGGAAGGGCATATATTGTAAAAGAGTACCAGCAAAAACCAATGCCTTTATTTCTCTTGTGGAAGGGAATTGTACACACCACCCTTCGATATCCGGAACACAAATACCTAATTGGCGGGGTGAGTATCAGCAACCAATTCTCCAATTTCTCAAAGTCTTTGATGATAGAGTTTATGAAGTCGAACTACTGGGACCCCTATGTGGCCCAGTACATCCACCCCAGAAAAGAATTCAAGGTGAAACTCAAGGATGCCGATAAAGAATTCGTTTTCGACGAAACGGAGGCCGACCTTAACAAATTTGATCGCCTTATAGAAGAGGTAGAGCCGGGGAGCTTGCGCTTACCTGTCTTGATCAAAAAATACATCAAGCAAAATGCCAAGGTGGTGGCCTTTAACGTGGACCCACTTTTTAACAATGCGGTTGACGGTTTAATGTACATCAAAATAGCCGACCTTCCTGAGAGTACTGTAAAACCAGTAATGGAAGAATTCCAGGCTGAACTCGAGCGAAAACTGGCCGAGAGCAATGGAACCGACTAA